The sequence AAGCTGTCATAACATTTGGAATCCACTCTTTTTTTCTCAAAATGATTGTAAGCCCTCCAGGCCAAAATTTTGCTATTAATCTTTCAACAATTTTTCTATTTTCTTCGCTTATATATGCTATTTCCTCTATTTTTTTTACATCACTTATTAGAACTATAAGGGGAGATTTAAAACTTCTTTCTTTAGCTTTATAAATACTTTTTATTGTCTCTTCAGAAGAGATAACTCCTCCTATTCCATATACAGTATCAGTTGGATATATTATGAGTTCTCCAGAATTTAGAGAATTAGCTATTTCCAAAAAATTTATATTTTCTAAATTATATATTTTTTTCATACTCTACACCTTATTTTAGACTCTTAATATTTTATCATATCTAATTAGAAAAAGCTAGTAAAATACTAGCTTTTTCTGCCTAAATTAATTATCCATTATTAATTTTTTTTCAAACAACTCAGAAACTGATTGATTATTTATAATTCTCCTAATTGCTTCAGCAAAAATTTCATCTACTGATAATACAGTTATTTTATCTAATTTTTTTCTCTCTGGTAAAGCTATTGAATCAGTTATTATAACCTCTTTTAAAGGTGAGGCTGCAAGTCTTTCTATTGCTGGATCTGAAAATACAGCATGTGTACAACAAGCATAAGCTTCTTTTGCTCCCCTTTCTATAATAGCAGCAGCTCCATTAG comes from Fusobacterium necrogenes and encodes:
- a CDS encoding L-threonylcarbamoyladenylate synthase, whose translation is MKKIYNLENINFLEIANSLNSGELIIYPTDTVYGIGGVISSEETIKSIYKAKERSFKSPLIVLISDVKKIEEIAYISEENRKIVERLIAKFWPGGLTIILRKKEWIPNVMTAFGDTVGIRMPALDVALKIIESAGGMLPTTSANISGEKTPRAYDELSEVFKGKVDILVDGGKSPLGIESTIIDLSDEPRIIRLGAISIKDIEKVIGKSIGRNL